One region of Streptomyces leeuwenhoekii genomic DNA includes:
- a CDS encoding polysaccharide deacetylase family protein: MDDPPSWIAEFTVRPKDFADHLDAIAGSGRTPVTIGAIADHLAGRAPLPPRPVVLTFDDGFADLPGPTAEALARRGLPATAYLTTGALVPGGRSLLPPAPMMTLARVAELARHGMEIGSHTVTHAQLDTLSPKALAYELRVSKAVLEDALGRPVRHLAYPHGYNSPRVRDMSARAGYETATAVRHALSSDRDERYRIARLIVRRGHTVADVEDWLAGRGARVAPYRDGPKTVGWRWYRRARALLRGPVFAG; encoded by the coding sequence ATGGACGACCCGCCGTCCTGGATCGCCGAGTTCACCGTCCGCCCCAAGGATTTCGCCGACCACCTGGACGCGATCGCCGGCAGCGGGCGCACGCCCGTCACCATCGGCGCGATCGCCGACCACCTCGCCGGGCGGGCGCCCCTGCCGCCCCGCCCCGTGGTGCTGACCTTCGACGACGGCTTCGCCGACCTGCCCGGACCCACCGCCGAGGCGCTGGCCCGGCGCGGGCTGCCGGCCACCGCCTATCTCACCACCGGCGCCCTCGTCCCGGGCGGGCGCAGCCTGCTGCCGCCCGCGCCGATGATGACCCTCGCCCGGGTGGCGGAGCTGGCACGTCACGGCATGGAGATCGGCAGCCACACGGTCACCCACGCCCAGCTCGACACGCTGTCCCCGAAGGCACTGGCGTACGAACTGCGCGTCAGCAAGGCCGTACTGGAGGACGCGCTCGGCCGTCCGGTCCGGCATCTGGCCTATCCGCACGGCTACAACAGCCCGCGGGTGCGGGACATGTCGGCGCGCGCCGGTTACGAGACGGCCACCGCCGTACGGCACGCGCTGAGTTCGGACCGCGACGAGCGCTACCGCATCGCCCGCCTCATCGTGCGCCGCGGCCACACCGTCGCCGACGTCGAGGACTGGCTGGCGGGCCGGGGCGCCCGGGTCGCGCCGTACCGCGACGGTCCGAAGACGGTCGGCTGGCGCTGGTACCGCCGGGCCCGCGCCCTGCTGCGCGGTCCCGTCTTCGCCGGCTGA